From a single Calothrix sp. NIES-2098 genomic region:
- a CDS encoding putative signal transduction protein with Nacht domain, which yields MTRRSLQASAKGISKAEAALIRNSLTQQGLAGELGISRQPVTKFFQGKPVDRYIFVTICEKLNLNWEEIIVSSSFPEVEQPASVSQIPSLVQSVREQVHDSIQRRCGVMRVLDMERPRRLDTIYTHVHIWERVAGRRRLDIEEIVRDFDPNKWNCFNLGILQQPRYPALEAVEDCDKLIILGRPGTGKTIFLKWLAIQCNLGEYRSDRVPIFLNLKDFAEAREQPNLLEYITQQFEDCGVVPNAALTLLSQGQTIVLLDGLDQVREADFVRILQEINWFTTRFYANSFVITCRVAAQNYIFEQFTEVEIADFDTQQITEFVSKWFQDREANKAEDFLRKLEENQSLQEFVTNPLLVTFLCLVFEQIADFDWKSEIYQQALDIFIDQLQIQRYGIYQQLSQQQIEELLSEIARKYWQRGEYLFQQKAIESQISQYIMSLHKSNKNLEIDSEAILKCIQVQTGLLVERTKGIYSFAHITFQEYLAGKHKIEF from the coding sequence CAGCCAAGGGAATTAGTAAAGCCGAAGCGGCCTTAATCCGTAATTCCTTGACACAGCAGGGGTTAGCTGGAGAACTCGGTATTAGTCGTCAGCCTGTTACTAAGTTTTTTCAAGGCAAACCAGTTGACCGCTACATTTTCGTGACTATTTGCGAAAAGCTCAACCTGAATTGGGAAGAGATTATCGTCTCCTCATCCTTTCCGGAGGTGGAACAGCCAGCTAGCGTTAGCCAAATTCCGAGTTTAGTGCAGAGTGTCCGCGAACAAGTCCACGACAGCATTCAAAGGCGTTGTGGCGTGATGCGGGTGCTAGATATGGAACGGCCAAGAAGGCTGGATACTATCTACACTCACGTCCATATTTGGGAACGGGTAGCTGGACGCAGGCGACTGGATATTGAGGAGATAGTACGGGATTTTGACCCTAACAAGTGGAACTGTTTTAACTTGGGTATTCTTCAACAACCGCGTTATCCCGCCTTGGAAGCCGTAGAAGATTGCGACAAATTGATAATTTTAGGCAGACCAGGAACAGGCAAGACTATATTTTTAAAGTGGTTAGCGATTCAGTGTAATTTAGGTGAGTATAGAAGCGATCGCGTCCCGATTTTTCTTAATCTCAAGGACTTTGCAGAGGCTAGAGAGCAACCAAACCTACTAGAGTATATTACACAACAATTTGAAGATTGTGGGGTTGTGCCAAATGCAGCACTCACCCTGCTCAGTCAAGGACAAACAATAGTGTTATTAGATGGGTTAGATCAAGTCAGGGAAGCTGATTTTGTCCGAATTTTGCAGGAAATTAACTGGTTTACAACCCGATTTTATGCCAATTCCTTTGTGATTACCTGCCGAGTTGCGGCACAGAATTATATTTTTGAACAATTCACAGAAGTAGAAATTGCCGATTTTGATACTCAACAGATTACTGAATTTGTAAGCAAGTGGTTTCAGGATCGAGAAGCGAACAAAGCAGAAGATTTTTTACGGAAATTAGAAGAAAATCAATCGTTACAAGAATTCGTTACTAATCCTTTATTGGTGACATTTTTATGTTTAGTATTTGAACAAATAGCAGATTTTGATTGGAAATCAGAAATTTATCAACAAGCATTGGATATCTTTATCGACCAGCTTCAGATTCAACGATATGGAATTTATCAGCAACTTTCTCAGCAACAAATAGAAGAATTACTGAGTGAAATTGCCAGAAAATATTGGCAGCGAGGTGAGTATTTATTCCAGCAAAAAGCTATTGAAAGCCAGATTAGCCAATACATTATGAGCTTACATAAAAGCAATAAAAATTTAGAAATAGATAGTGAAGCAATTCTCAAGTGTATTCAAGTTCAAACTGGGTTACTGGTAGAGAGAACAAAAGGTATTTACTCTTTTGCTCATATTACTTTTCAGGAATACTTGGCTGGTAAACACAAAATAGAGTTTTAA
- a CDS encoding 6-phosphogluconate dehydrogenase NAD-binding protein, translated as MKVAFLGTGLMGLPMAQRLLAANIELVAYNRTPEKLAPLQAAGAEIATHPRYAIRAADCIILMLTNAAAIYSVLLSDTSWRTLSGRTVIQMGTITPTESQEIRDAVAAAGGEYLEAPVLGSIPEAQTGKLIVMVGAREDQFQRYFNLLQNFGPEPRLIGPVGAAASVKLALNQLIASLTTSFALSLAFVQRQGIDVEAFMEILRESVLYAPTFDKKLSRMLDGNFANPNFPTKHLLKDTDLFINEAKAADLDVSSIKGVRQILQSAIKMSFANDDYSSVFYAIKAWEEGRWE; from the coding sequence ATGAAGGTGGCATTTCTGGGAACTGGACTGATGGGACTACCAATGGCGCAAAGGCTATTGGCAGCAAACATAGAGTTAGTTGCCTACAACCGCACCCCAGAAAAATTAGCACCACTACAAGCAGCTGGTGCAGAAATCGCAACGCATCCCCGCTATGCAATTCGCGCTGCTGATTGCATCATCCTCATGCTGACAAATGCTGCGGCTATTTATAGCGTGTTGCTTTCAGATACTTCCTGGCGAACTCTCTCAGGACGCACCGTTATCCAAATGGGGACAATTACCCCCACAGAAAGCCAAGAAATTCGAGATGCAGTAGCAGCTGCTGGTGGGGAGTATCTAGAAGCACCAGTTTTAGGGAGTATTCCTGAAGCACAAACTGGCAAACTAATTGTCATGGTAGGCGCTCGCGAAGATCAATTTCAGCGCTACTTTAATTTACTTCAAAATTTTGGCCCAGAACCTCGATTAATCGGGCCTGTAGGTGCGGCAGCTTCCGTCAAGCTAGCACTTAATCAACTCATAGCTTCTCTAACCACTAGCTTTGCTCTCAGTCTGGCTTTTGTTCAGCGTCAGGGTATTGACGTAGAAGCATTTATGGAAATTCTGCGTGAAAGTGTACTTTACGCCCCTACCTTTGATAAAAAGCTATCACGAATGTTGGATGGCAATTTTGCAAATCCGAATTTTCCCACCAAGCACTTATTGAAAGATACAGACTTATTTATCAATGAAGCGAAAGCGGCTGATTTAGATGTTAGCAGTATCAAAGGTGTCAGGCAAATCTTGCAATCAGCGATCAAGATGTCCTTCGCTAATGATGATTACTCATCAGTATTTTATGCCATTAAAGCTTGGGAAGAAGGACGATGGGAATAA
- a CDS encoding glyoxalase/bleomycin resistance protein/dioxygenase — MKFGYTIIWVDDVVKTVEFYEKAFGLVRRTIREQNQIVWAEMETGDTTLAFSSTNEAQTLFPSGFHANDPIQPPSLIQISFITPDVATAYMKALGAGAKTLDAPKRQPWGQMIARVRDINGVLVSLVS, encoded by the coding sequence ATGAAATTTGGTTATACAATTATCTGGGTAGATGATGTTGTTAAGACCGTTGAGTTTTACGAAAAAGCATTTGGCCTTGTTCGTCGTACAATCCGAGAGCAAAATCAAATTGTCTGGGCAGAAATGGAAACTGGAGACACTACCTTAGCTTTTTCCTCTACTAATGAAGCGCAAACATTATTTCCTAGTGGTTTCCATGCTAACGATCCCATACAACCACCTTCATTAATTCAAATATCATTTATTACACCTGATGTTGCTACTGCCTACATGAAAGCATTAGGTGCAGGGGCAAAAACGTTAGATGCGCCAAAACGTCAGCCTTGGGGACAGATGATTGCTCGTGTCCGCGATATTAATGGTGTGTTGGTATCATTAGTGAGTTAG
- a CDS encoding hypothetical protein (similar to phytochrome) has translation MQIHSYSEYDPSAQSNYQMGLQRVLDRLSITMRRNTLVRQTIDHLRESLQVDRVVLYYFYGEWEGQVTFESVISSEYSIFGSTGADNCFNQEYASLYLAGRVRAIADIESEPIHDCHREFLRSLQVRANLVVPVVIPRGLWGLLIAHQCQAPHFWSPSDIEQMQTGAKTMATAPCILDS, from the coding sequence GTGCAAATTCATTCCTATTCCGAATATGACCCCAGCGCACAAAGCAATTATCAGATGGGTTTACAGAGGGTACTTGACCGTCTGTCCATCACCATGCGCCGGAATACATTAGTTCGACAAACGATCGACCACCTTAGAGAGTCACTTCAAGTCGATCGCGTAGTTTTATATTACTTTTACGGAGAATGGGAGGGGCAAGTAACCTTTGAATCTGTAATCTCTAGTGAATACTCAATCTTTGGTTCTACGGGGGCTGATAATTGTTTTAACCAAGAGTATGCCAGTTTGTATTTAGCAGGAAGAGTAAGAGCGATCGCGGATATTGAATCAGAACCTATACACGATTGTCATCGTGAATTTCTCCGCAGTTTGCAGGTTCGCGCCAATCTAGTAGTACCGGTTGTCATACCTAGGGGATTATGGGGATTGTTAATAGCTCATCAGTGCCAAGCACCTCACTTCTGGTCGCCATCAGATATTGAACAGATGCAAACAGGGGCGAAAACGATGGCTACAGCCCCTTGTATTCTAGATAGTTAA
- a CDS encoding chorismate synthase, producing MGNTFGHLFRITTFGESHGGGVGVVIDGCPPRLEISAEEIQVELDRRRPGQSKITTPRKEADTCEILSGVFEGKTLGTPIAILVRNKDTRPQDYDEMAQKYRPSHADATYDAKYGIRNWQGGGRSSARETIGRVAAGAIAKKILRQVANVEIIGYVKRIKDLEGVIDPNTVTLEQVESNIVRCPDAESAERMIELIEQIGRQGDSIGGVVECVARNVPKGLGEPVFDKLEADIAKAVMSLPASKGFEIGSGFAGTLLTGIEHNDEFYIDEQGEIRTVTNRSGGIQGGISNGENIILRVAFKPTATIRKEQKTVTREGEETLLAAKGRHDPCVLPRAVPMVEAMVALVLCDHLLRNHGQCKVL from the coding sequence ATGGGCAACACTTTTGGTCATCTATTTCGTATTACTACTTTTGGAGAATCTCACGGCGGTGGCGTGGGAGTTGTGATTGATGGTTGTCCGCCGCGACTGGAAATTTCTGCTGAGGAAATTCAAGTAGAACTAGATAGAAGGCGGCCAGGACAAAGTAAGATTACGACACCTCGCAAAGAAGCTGATACCTGCGAGATATTATCTGGAGTCTTTGAAGGCAAAACTTTAGGAACACCAATCGCAATTTTGGTACGGAACAAAGACACCCGTCCCCAAGATTACGACGAAATGGCGCAGAAGTATCGTCCATCGCACGCTGACGCCACTTACGATGCTAAATATGGCATTCGCAATTGGCAAGGTGGAGGTAGATCCTCTGCACGTGAGACAATTGGACGAGTAGCAGCAGGTGCGATCGCCAAAAAAATTCTTCGTCAAGTCGCCAATGTGGAAATTATTGGTTACGTCAAGCGCATCAAAGACCTAGAAGGCGTTATCGATCCCAACACTGTCACCCTAGAACAAGTTGAAAGCAACATCGTTCGCTGTCCCGATGCGGAATCGGCAGAACGTATGATTGAATTAATTGAGCAAATTGGTAGACAAGGTGACTCTATTGGCGGCGTAGTCGAATGCGTAGCGCGGAATGTACCCAAGGGTTTAGGCGAACCAGTATTCGATAAATTGGAAGCAGATATTGCTAAAGCTGTAATGTCTCTCCCTGCTAGCAAAGGTTTTGAAATTGGTTCAGGTTTTGCGGGGACGCTATTAACAGGAATTGAACATAACGACGAATTTTATATTGATGAACAAGGCGAAATTCGCACTGTAACTAACCGTTCAGGTGGGATTCAAGGAGGAATTTCTAACGGCGAAAATATTATTTTACGAGTTGCGTTTAAGCCGACAGCGACGATTAGAAAAGAGCAAAAAACCGTAACTCGTGAAGGTGAAGAAACCCTATTAGCAGCCAAAGGAAGACACGATCCTTGTGTGTTACCCCGTGCTGTTCCGATGGTTGAGGCGATGGTTGCTTTGGTGTTGTGCGACCATTTATTACGGAATCATGGGCAGTGTAAAGTGTTGTAG
- a CDS encoding radical SAM domain-containing protein has translation MTSSVFSAERLLFTPTTPNTDAIPVIFAFPNEYSVGITSLGYQVVWANLAMRDDVQVSRLFTDIHEPLPRKPEIVGFSISWELDYVNILNLLESLEIPIRASFRKDNHPIIFGGGPVLTANPEPFADFFDVILLGDGENLLGDFIEKYKEVRNASRQTQLQALAQVPGIYVPSLYEVEYEALDGAVKSIQPISSEIPAIVQKQTYRGNILSASTVVTEKAAWENIYMVEVVRSCPEMCRFCLASYLTLPFRTASLEGSLIPAIERGLQVTKRLGLLGASVTQHPEFEALLDYISQPQYDDVRLSIASVRTNTVTVQLAQTLAKRDTRSLTIAVESGSEKLRRIINKKLHNDEIIQAAVNAKAGGLTSLKLYGMVGIPGEEPEDLEQTVAMMRSVKKAASGLRLTLGCSTFVPKAHTPFQYFGVNKQSEKRLQMLQKQLKPQGIEFRPESYNWSIIQALLSRGDRRLSHLLELTRNFGDSLGSYKRAFKQLKGQIPDLDFYVHANWSTEQILPWNHLQGPLPQSTLLKHLADATSNFDSSVKELQPLNS, from the coding sequence GTGACATCATCTGTATTTTCTGCTGAACGCCTGTTATTCACCCCCACTACCCCCAACACCGACGCTATCCCGGTGATTTTCGCCTTTCCCAATGAGTACAGCGTGGGAATCACTAGCCTGGGATATCAGGTGGTGTGGGCAAATTTGGCAATGCGAGATGATGTGCAGGTAAGCCGCCTGTTCACTGATATTCACGAACCGCTTCCGAGAAAGCCAGAAATTGTGGGATTTTCGATTTCTTGGGAACTAGATTATGTGAATATCTTAAATTTGCTGGAATCTTTAGAAATTCCCATTCGCGCATCTTTCCGCAAAGATAATCATCCAATAATTTTTGGTGGTGGCCCGGTTCTCACCGCTAACCCCGAACCTTTCGCAGATTTTTTTGATGTCATTTTGCTAGGGGATGGAGAAAACCTGCTAGGAGATTTCATCGAGAAGTATAAAGAAGTTAGGAACGCTTCTCGACAAACTCAACTTCAAGCACTTGCACAAGTACCAGGAATTTATGTTCCCAGTTTGTATGAAGTGGAATATGAGGCGTTAGATGGTGCTGTCAAGTCAATTCAACCAATTTCCTCAGAAATTCCCGCAATAGTGCAAAAACAGACTTATCGGGGAAATATCCTCTCTGCATCCACCGTCGTTACCGAAAAGGCAGCATGGGAAAATATCTACATGGTGGAAGTGGTGCGCAGTTGTCCAGAAATGTGTCGCTTCTGTTTGGCTAGTTATCTCACATTGCCATTTAGAACCGCAAGTCTGGAAGGTTCGTTAATTCCTGCTATTGAAAGAGGCTTACAAGTTACAAAGCGATTAGGGTTATTAGGTGCTTCCGTAACTCAGCATCCAGAGTTTGAGGCGCTGCTGGATTATATTAGTCAGCCGCAATATGATGATGTCCGTCTCAGCATTGCTTCAGTTCGCACCAATACAGTTACAGTGCAGCTAGCACAAACTTTAGCGAAACGAGACACGCGATCGCTTACTATTGCGGTAGAAAGTGGTTCTGAAAAATTACGCCGCATCATCAACAAAAAGCTGCATAATGACGAAATCATCCAAGCCGCAGTTAACGCCAAAGCTGGTGGCTTAACAAGTTTGAAACTCTACGGAATGGTGGGAATTCCTGGCGAGGAACCAGAAGATTTAGAACAAACTGTAGCAATGATGCGTAGCGTCAAAAAAGCTGCGTCTGGACTGCGGTTAACGCTAGGATGTAGCACCTTTGTACCTAAAGCACACACACCATTTCAATATTTTGGTGTGAATAAGCAGTCTGAAAAGCGGTTGCAGATGTTACAAAAACAGCTAAAACCCCAAGGGATAGAATTTCGCCCAGAAAGCTATAATTGGTCTATCATTCAAGCTTTGTTATCAAGAGGCGATCGCAGACTATCTCACCTGCTAGAACTTACCCGTAACTTTGGCGATTCCTTAGGCAGTTACAAACGTGCTTTTAAACAGCTAAAAGGTCAAATCCCTGACTTAGATTTCTACGTCCATGCTAATTGGTCAACAGAGCAAATATTACCTTGGAATCACTTGCAAGGGCCTCTACCACAGTCTACACTACTGAAACACTTGGCTGATGCTACGAGTAATTTTGACTCATCCGTAAAAGAACTTCAGCCATTAAATTCATAG
- a CDS encoding Streptomyces cyclase/dehydrase has protein sequence MLHFKHTSVINAPPEVVWRFHERTDILQMLTPPWQPVKVMRREGGLEVGAITEFRLFLGPLPLTWLARHTQCEKNRLFVDEQISGPFESWIHRHELEPENGKTRLIDDISFSLPGGETVEFFSGWLVQAQLEAMFRYRHYVTKRECENL, from the coding sequence ATGCTGCACTTTAAACATACCTCTGTAATTAATGCACCACCAGAAGTAGTGTGGAGATTTCACGAAAGAACAGATATTTTACAAATGCTAACTCCACCTTGGCAACCAGTCAAAGTTATGCGCCGTGAGGGAGGGTTGGAGGTCGGTGCTATTACAGAATTTCGGCTTTTTCTTGGCCCCTTACCTTTGACTTGGTTAGCACGCCATACTCAATGTGAAAAAAATCGCTTGTTTGTTGATGAACAAATATCAGGGCCTTTTGAGTCTTGGATACACAGGCATGAATTAGAACCTGAAAATGGTAAAACTAGACTGATTGATGATATTTCCTTTTCTTTGCCTGGTGGAGAAACAGTTGAATTTTTCAGTGGTTGGTTAGTGCAAGCACAACTAGAAGCTATGTTTCGCTATCGTCATTATGTAACAAAAAGAGAGTGCGAAAATTTATAG
- a CDS encoding alpha/beta hydrolase fold protein: MSLANYKFNYSLISNPNKPLILFLHGFMGNIDEFNEAIQLLSDEFSYLTIDLPGHGKTQVLGSDDCYTMPNTAQALINLLNELQINKCFLVGYSMGGRLALYLTLHFPERFSKVVLESASPGLATEAERLERIKRDSQIGRKLIRSVEKSDFAAFLANWYDQPIFGDIKNHPQYNFMVESRLQNQPIELDKSLRFMGIGTQPSLWEKLPENKIPLLLLAGEYDRKFIEINQKMADICEFAQLEIIQNAAHNIHFEKTQEFVRNVRIFLD, from the coding sequence ATGTCTCTGGCTAACTATAAATTTAATTACTCTTTAATTAGCAATCCCAATAAACCACTAATTCTTTTTTTGCACGGCTTCATGGGTAACATTGATGAATTTAATGAAGCCATACAACTCTTATCTGATGAATTTTCTTATTTAACTATTGACCTTCCCGGACATGGCAAAACTCAAGTTTTGGGTAGTGATGACTGCTATACAATGCCAAACACTGCTCAGGCTTTAATTAACTTATTAAATGAGTTGCAAATTAATAAATGCTTTTTAGTTGGTTATTCAATGGGAGGTAGATTAGCCTTGTACCTCACTTTGCATTTTCCGGAGCGTTTTTCTAAAGTTGTATTAGAATCAGCTTCCCCAGGTTTAGCAACTGAAGCAGAACGATTAGAAAGAATTAAACGTGATTCTCAAATAGGTAGAAAATTAATTAGAAGCGTTGAAAAAAGTGATTTTGCAGCTTTTCTAGCAAATTGGTATGATCAACCAATTTTTGGCGATATCAAAAATCATCCACAATACAACTTTATGGTAGAGAGTAGGTTACAAAATCAACCTATAGAATTAGATAAATCTTTACGTTTTATGGGTATTGGAACTCAACCTTCTTTGTGGGAGAAACTGCCAGAAAATAAGATTCCTTTGCTGCTACTTGCTGGAGAATACGATCGAAAATTTATAGAGATTAATCAAAAAATGGCAGATATATGTGAATTTGCCCAGTTAGAAATAATTCAGAATGCTGCACATAATATTCACTTTGAAAAAACACAAGAATTTGTACGTAATGTCAGAATATTTTTAGATTAA
- a CDS encoding peptidase S1 and S6 chymotrypsin/Hap translates to MKFTKLPRSIRQLSSHFLAIFLGVVLTFTSLRVLPSQAEPAPKSATANTPELLAQRQSPASAAIGSSSFVTAAVNRVGPAVVRIDTERTITRRNDPFLEDPFFRQFFGDSFPQQPSREQLRGLGSGFIIDKSGVVLTNAHVVDKADRVTVRLKDGRTFDGKVQGIDEVTDLAVVKINAGNDLPVAPLGSSGSVQVGDWAIAVGNPLGFDNTVTLGIVSTLKRSSAQVGITDKRLEFIQTDAAINPGNSGGPLLNGQGEVIGINTAIRADAMGIGFAIPIDKAKAIATQLQREGKVAHPYLGVQMVTLTPQLAKQNNTDPNSPIQIPEVNGVLVMRVIPNSPAASAGIRRGDVIVQIDGQAITTAEQLQNAVENSRLGQVLQVKVQRGNQTQQLSVRTAELQNAS, encoded by the coding sequence ATGAAATTTACCAAATTACCCAGGTCTATACGCCAACTCAGTTCCCACTTTTTAGCTATATTTCTAGGAGTTGTGCTAACTTTTACCAGTCTGCGGGTGTTACCATCCCAAGCAGAACCAGCACCAAAGTCGGCTACTGCAAATACGCCAGAATTGCTGGCTCAACGCCAATCACCAGCTTCGGCTGCAATAGGTAGCAGTAGCTTTGTGACAGCAGCAGTCAATCGTGTTGGCCCAGCAGTAGTACGGATTGATACAGAGCGTACAATTACTCGTCGTAACGATCCATTTCTTGAAGACCCATTTTTCCGCCAGTTTTTTGGTGACAGTTTCCCGCAACAGCCATCTAGAGAGCAATTGCGCGGTCTGGGTTCTGGATTCATTATTGATAAGAGTGGGGTAGTTCTCACCAATGCTCACGTAGTTGATAAAGCTGATAGAGTAACAGTCCGGCTGAAAGATGGCCGCACCTTTGACGGTAAAGTTCAAGGTATTGATGAAGTTACAGATTTAGCAGTAGTTAAGATTAACGCTGGGAATGATTTACCAGTTGCACCCTTAGGTTCTTCTGGTAGCGTGCAGGTAGGAGACTGGGCGATCGCAGTTGGTAATCCTTTAGGATTTGATAATACCGTAACTTTGGGTATTGTCAGCACCCTCAAGCGTTCTTCAGCCCAAGTGGGGATTACAGATAAACGCTTAGAGTTTATTCAAACTGACGCCGCTATTAACCCCGGTAACTCTGGGGGGCCGTTATTAAATGGTCAAGGTGAAGTGATTGGGATTAATACTGCCATTCGTGCTGACGCAATGGGAATTGGATTTGCTATCCCCATTGATAAAGCAAAAGCGATCGCCACACAACTGCAACGCGAAGGTAAAGTTGCTCACCCCTATTTAGGCGTGCAAATGGTAACTTTAACTCCCCAGCTAGCCAAGCAGAACAACACAGATCCCAACTCTCCCATTCAAATACCGGAAGTTAACGGTGTTTTGGTGATGCGAGTTATACCTAATTCGCCAGCTGCATCTGCGGGTATCCGACGCGGGGATGTAATTGTCCAAATTGATGGACAAGCAATTACCACAGCAGAACAGTTACAGAATGCTGTAGAAAATAGTCGCCTCGGTCAAGTATTGCAGGTGAAGGTACAACGAGGTAATCAAACACAGCAGCTATCGGTACGCACGGCTGAATTGCAAAACGCTTCGTAA
- a CDS encoding prevent-host-death family protein has protein sequence MMSSLPVNDAQHNLQQLIDRVAEQGKPVLIQGERSNAILLAEKDWAAIQETLYLLSIPGMRESIKEGLATPIQECDEELDW, from the coding sequence ATGATGTCTTCGCTTCCCGTCAACGACGCTCAACATAATTTACAACAGCTGATAGATCGAGTTGCAGAGCAGGGTAAACCTGTGCTTATTCAAGGTGAACGCAGTAATGCAATTCTGCTGGCTGAAAAAGACTGGGCTGCAATTCAGGAGACTCTTTACTTGCTATCTATACCTGGGATGCGAGAATCTATCAAAGAAGGATTAGCAACACCAATCCAAGAATGTGATGAGGAGTTGGATTGGTGA
- a CDS encoding transcriptional modulator of MazE/toxin MazF, protein MEGSIKNPIKGDIISVPFPFSDASATKRRPALVIAESDSHNIIICPITSKPGRDYAIKLEDQDFRVGKLNLSPCYIRPNIIATVDKSNVIRQIGKLKDEKLNEVISVIIEILQKPSQPPPSTSKALERGKNPK, encoded by the coding sequence TTGGAAGGATCTATAAAAAATCCGATCAAAGGCGATATCATCTCTGTGCCTTTCCCATTTTCTGATGCATCTGCCACTAAAAGAAGACCTGCTTTAGTAATAGCAGAATCGGATAGTCACAATATCATAATCTGTCCTATTACCAGTAAACCCGGCAGAGACTATGCAATTAAGTTAGAAGACCAAGACTTCAGAGTTGGGAAACTAAACTTAAGTCCTTGCTATATTCGCCCTAACATTATCGCTACGGTGGATAAAAGTAATGTTATTCGCCAAATCGGAAAGTTGAAAGATGAAAAACTCAATGAAGTTATTTCTGTAATTATTGAAATACTTCAAAAGCCGTCGCAACCTCCACCATCAACATCCAAAGCTTTAGAACGTGGTAAAAACCCAAAATAA